The following DNA comes from Hordeum vulgare subsp. vulgare chromosome 3H, MorexV3_pseudomolecules_assembly, whole genome shotgun sequence.
TAGCAGAGCCAAAGAGCTCATTATCAACATGATATATTTGAGTTCCGCtcccgtcgccgttgttgttgtaggTAGCGTGGTAAGCATCCATGAATATTTCATAGTTTCCACTGACACATTTGTCCGCAGTCACTCCGCGCCAAGCGAGCCCTTCGTCATCCTCAGACCCAGGCCCCCCAACTCAAAGACATGGAACCCATATGGGACATATGAACCATGTGGCCCGCAGCAATTCATCAAGACCTTGACCAAAAGCAGCTTGTGCGGTAGTGCAACAAGGTGAAGGTACTCAAACTCCTCTCGCTCACTACTACCGCATAACTTGAAGCCAAAGTTAAACGTCGCTGGGGCACCTCGATCTGGTAAATGATCTTGAGTGTCATGGCATCGAACACGAACGTGACATAGTTGTTGTCCATAGCAAACATCTTGCCATCAAAGTAGGCAAATTCGAGGAAGCTAGTATCGGAATTAGAGTTGTCAATCATTGTCGAAGTGGAAGTAATTTGAAAGACCGTGGTAGTTGTCGTAAGAAACATGACTGTAGTGGGCATGGATCTTGATCTTAAGCTGTCGATAATGATAGACCACCGGTTATATATATTTTCTATATAAGCTATCCATGTCGAAAAAATCCGCTTCACTATCGGTAAACTGCTCGTCTGAATCCTCGGAAGAAGGCACTTCTTATGAGTTTTTCGTCGTGATCTTCGTAAACGATCTTCTCGCAGGAACTCCCCTCGCGGGATGAGTGTGCTTGGTCATCATGTATGATtatttgttatacatagtgccatggtcttgataaccgtcCCCGTCGTCCCTCGTCCAGTTTATGATTGGGATGTGGTATAttttcttttataactatttgttgcatatCTCGTTTATATGACAATTATGCACATCAAGTTAAAATACATATTTTTCTCTAGAAGGTATGTGAAGTGGAAATTGGaaccgaccctcttgtcaagaagttaaatttagttaaaaataaaatgagtatttgaaagaaaaattaaaaagaattgacgaagagaagatgaaattggagttgtatgttgcagATGTCGtcaatgatcacaagatcaacatggatgcaaTGCGTCTTGGTATTGTGATCCTTCAATGACACCCCACATCTACTCGCGCCTCCTTTCGTGTTCGTTCTAGCTAGGCCGGGCCTTATCCTAGGCGTCCTTTTTTTCTCATCTGTTTTAAGCTTGTTACTTGTATGGTTTTTGGTCCAGTTTTCCTTATAAACGGGGTCAATTTGTTTAGGTATTCGATCTGATTTCCCTTATAAACTGGATTAGACAaagcttgaggggtgactcttggCTTTGGCAGCTTTTTGAGCAATATATTCAGACGGGAGGATCCCCTCTCCCGACTGTTAAAAAAAGATCACTTGAAGCAACAAAAGGCATTAGACCAGGTAACCCCTAAATTACACCCCtagcaagaaaattgacaaaattGGCATGACCAAATGATAATTGATTCAGAGAAAAGAAAACAGCATGAAAACACTATTTTACTGACGTAATGAACAACCAAGCAGACTAACATATCACCATTCTTTGCTAACAGTCATTGCACATCACCCTGACGTTCATATGAATATCAGAGACTACACAAATCAAGTGCAACACAGACGAACATCTTCATTTTCTGCAGCAAATTCAGTTCTAAGTAACAACAACCCATGTAGCTGCAACTAAACTAGAAGCAACAAAAGGTATCTTCATTTCAGCTCAGGACAGGGGCAGATTCTATCTAATTAAATCCTTGGGGGTGGGTATTAACATTACATGATTAGCCAAGTGTTAATTGGGTTCATATCATTCCTCTTGTTCAGAAGAAGCAGAAGCACGCCACTTCACTTCCGCCTCCCAGCGCAATTGAGGTAGTCATGGTGGCCATGTTTTTAAGGCGTCGCCTTATGGACGCTTTAGGCGGTAAGGCGCCATGACTAAATTATGCTGCTGCAACTGACAAACTCATATGGCAGACATATGTATATGTAACAGAGGATTTGCTGGCAACAGTGTGATTAACGACCAACCAGATGAACATGTAACCATAAAACCATTCCTTTCTAGTCAGTCGTTGCCAAAAAGATTCAGTACCGATAATATACCAAAGCCTTAAACTTCAGATAAACACCAGAGGAGACTGAACAGAACAAGTGCAGACATCTTAATGCTCTGCAGCAAACCCATTAAGTAGTAACTAGCTGCCATTAGAGCTCGCATAACCGTAACAGCATCACGAAGAGCAATAAAAGGCGTCGCCGTGCAAGTTCTGTGTAACTAAATCCTACTATGTAGGTATTAATGTTGGAACTCAACCCTCAAGATCGATTACATTAAATCACGATAAACACACGCACACAAAATCTTGTAGCCAAGGGCCCTTGTCGTGTCCTAATTTTCCCTTTTATTGCTTCCTTCTGTCTCAACTCAAGGTCATGGTCGTGTGTATATATATACACAGCCAAACCAACCAACGCATCAGACCAAGTCTTACACGGACACCAACTCAGCCAATGCAAGGCAATAGCCACACACGTATCCTACTAGTACTTCTACATCTGATTACAAGCACTACTAGAACACGTATGAGACTGGTACCAAACCTAGTCGGACGTCTAATATTTCGTCTACCAAAAACGTCATCAATTAACCTAACCTAATACGTACAACGACTAGTACTCTTGGTTCTGTACCTCTAAGCCAAAACCTGCCCACTACAAAGTCTGAACCGACTTGGACTCAAACTACACGTACCGGATACAGCCTACCACTAGAACACTGCTAACTTTCCACGGCAGCGCTGATCACACACAACTAAACATAGCAACGTAAATAAGATTATCTAACAATTAACACAATATAACTTCACTGGGTGTTAGTTGGAGCCATCTCATTCATCTTCATCAGAAAGTGGAAGTTCGCCTCTCGGGGCAGTTGCGGTAGTCATGGTCAAGTACATATTCCTTACAGAACCCGCACAGCCTTCCTTTTTTTCTGTGGATTTGCCTGGTACACAGGAGGATCTAGTCAGTAACAACTATATACAACTATTCGTAAGTGGAAAAAATGTTTTCAACAGAGGACATGGCATGCCCATATCATAGCTAAATGGATGATTTACTGCGAGTAAAAGAATGAATAGCATCAGGATAAGTCATGTGCAGCTTCTAAAAATTATCATAATATTTTAAATATTAAGATGCGCTAGTTATATCAAGTTTTTGGGACATGTCAATGAGATATAACACTATGGAGATTGCTTGCTTAATTCATACATTATAGCACCCAAATAAAAGTAATGTGATGGCCCTAGGAATATAGGGGCTAAGGCAGAATGAAAGTAATTTGTAATACACTTATACACATAACATCTACAGCTGGCTCAGTAGTCAAGACAGAGGCAATTAATCTAGAGGCACACGGGTATGAATTGAATTCCGTGTAGAGCTTACGGTCTTTCTGTAGTACTCATTCTCAGCTCTCAACTCTTCATTCTGCTTCTTCAAAGACTTGTTCTCCTCTGTCTTGAGATGCAACTCCAGTTTGAGTCTCCGAACCTGTTCGGCATCGAGCTCTTCGGTCTTGCTAACGATCTGCAGCCTCACCATCTGATTCTCAGCTCTCAGACACTCACCTGCAATAATACAAAAGATTATCAAGAAACTCATTGTGTATTTTGAAATGTGCGGGTACTAAGAGCTAGTGATTATTTTTTCTATACCGTGACTTGTTTTGTTCTGGATTTCAATTCCAATTGGTTGCACTCCGTTCGGTGTCACACTCACAGTtgctttcctcttccttccttgctCCCAGCCTCCAATCTGAACATACTTGTCCGCAGAAACATACTTGTCTGCATTTGAACATTTCACTTGCACATTACTCGAAATGTAACAAATAAATCACAGATAATGAGGCACACATTCTACTCATGATGAAAGTGCATACATGGAAAATGTGTTCTATAAGTAGCAATTGCAACAAGGTTTGTGTGATCAATACTTCTTTATACCTTGACCTTCTTTGTTCTGGATCTCAAGCAGCCCGCTTCCAATCTGTATGTGGTTGTCCCCAGAAACATGCTCGGCTGCATTTAAACATTTCATTCGCATGCCACCCAAATAAGTAAGTAGTAAATCTCAGAGACACCAAAGCACACACTCCAGTCATGATGAACTGCATACATGGATATTGTGTTCTATAAGTAACAATTGCAAGAAGGGGTGATCGATACTTCCTCATACCTTCACCTTCCTCTTCACCTTCAGAAGCCCGTGGCGTACTTAGTTTGGCGGCTGCTTCTCTGTTCCTTCCCTGCAGCTCACCTTGACGCGGAAAATGGCCATCCTCAGAAACCCCCTCCTCTGCAACTGATATTTCCATTTGCAACATCACTCAGGTATCAAAATCCACTCAATTTCATAGATATAGCACCAATTGAATGGAAAGCCAAGAACATTGCCGGTCTACGCCACAGCCAGTACCAAATGCTCTGCTCTGCTACTGATTGTGTTGACATAAATGTAGTTGTACAGACTGTACATAAATATAGAAAACAAACGCATTTGGCTGATCGTTGATTAGGATTCACATTGTGGAGTCGATCGATTCAACGGTTTTCTCGAGAAACCCCTAAATCAGGGactgaaccccccccccccccccccccccccaaaaaaaaatccCCATTCTATCCGGGAAGCCGCTTGCGATTTCCGGAGCTGCGAGCCATGAGGGATGGCTGCGGCGGCGAGAAATTGAGGCAAGGGGCGACCGTTCACGGCGATCCAAAATGAGAATAACTAACGCCGCTGCCGTGTACTCCCGCTTAATCAGGGAATTACCGTCGCAATCGCGGGCGGCGCCCTCCCTCCCGGCGGGCGCGTGGGCGTCCGGCGCCAGCTCCTCGCCCGCCAGCACGCACGCattctcctgctgctgctgcactaGCTCGAAACCGGAATCGGAGGAGTCCGTCCCGTCCTCGTCCTCGTGTTGCCCTTGGTCGACGGTGCGGCCATTGTTGAATGTCTCCCACCACCTTTCGAAATcgtcggtggcggtggcggccatGCGGACGTCGGCCGGCGCGAGAGCGGAAGAGGAAGACTCTAGTCTAGTGCTTCTCCCTCTCTCCGTCTCCGGAGGCCGGCTGTGATTTGCGAGTGGAGTGGGGACTGTGGGTGGTGTGGTGGGTGCGGACTGCGGAAGAAACTAACTACTCCTAGTCGAGTTTACTCGTTTTAATGAACTTTCCACCTTCCCGCCGTACGCACGAAGTAGTGCTAGCATCAATTTCATTTCCTACGACTAAAGACGTCCGTACATCATAGATATGTCACGGCATGTTTGTTGGGCCTGCTTGGGAACGCTCCAGCAGCTGTGAGGGTAAGAGGAACTCCAACCCGCTCACCCAAACAAACGGATGTTTTGTGTCTGCCTTATGTTTGTGTGGGCCGacttatttgtcatttttataAATAGGTCGGCCGTATGTCTAACGAAACGATGCAATTTCCGTACATGCAAAATAGTTTTTCATAAAAAAGATCTGCGGTCATAGATTATGTCAGCAGCCATGTCATCATCAAAAGTTCACGCCGATGATATGATAACGGTCAGCATACATATGCTTGCCTCTAAAAAAAAGCACGCGGTTCATGCTAGATGCTTTTCCCAGCGGAGACATGCCAGCATACAAAATGTTTCGCAGACGGCATCTCGACGCAATCCTAAAATGTGCATACTTTTGACTATCTGGTCAAATCATAGTCCTAAAATGTGCAGACTTTTGACTATCTGATCAAATCATAGCAGTTCTACAATGTGCATACTCATATGCCAGGTAAATGGAGGATTTACCGGCAACAGAGTAATGGGCAACAAATAACTCTTGATTTGCTAGTAATTTGTTTCCCATAAGATTCAATACTAATCAGGCTAGACCTTCAAGTTCAAGTTCACATAAACATCAGAGGAGACATTTCATGTTCTGCAGCAAACCTGTTTCTAAGATACGTGGTAACTAGCTGCCACTAGAGCTAATATAACTGCAAGAGCATCCCTAAAATCAACATAAGGCTTGCACACTGCCACACGAGCAGATTCTATAGAACTAAATCCTACTACTAGTGTGTAGGTACTACACAGCATAACTTTACAGGATGTTAGTTGGAGCCATCGTCTTCTTCAGAACAAGCGGAAGCGCGTCTCTGGGGGCAGTTGCGGTAGTCGTGGTCGGCATATTCCTTGCAGAACCTGCACAGCCTTCGGGTTTTTTGTGGCTTTGCCTGGTACACACAAAGGATCTGGTCAGTAAATACTAAATACATACAAGTGCTGGTACGAGTAGAGCATTCTGTGTAGAGCTTACGGTCTTCTTATAGAACTCATTCTCAGCTTTAAACTCTTCAAGCTGCCTCTTCAGAAAGTCGTTCTCCTTTTTCATAAAATGCAATTCTAGTTCGAGCCTCCAAATCTGTTCAGCCTCAAGCTCTTTCGTCTTGCGAACAAGCTGCAGCCTCAGCATATGATTCTCAGCTCTCAGAAACTCACCTGCACTGACACAAAATATTACCGAGGAATGGCATTGGCGTATTTTGAAATATgcgagtactccctccgtcctaaaataactgtctcaagcttaatacaactttatattagagctagtacaaagttgagacacttattttgggacggagggagtactaaaaaCTAGTGATGATGTTATTTTTATACCATGAGCATTTTTGTTCAGGATCCCAGATCCAACCGCCTGCAGTTTGCCGGCTGTCACGGCTGCTTTCCTCTTCTTTCCTCGGAACTCACCTCCAACATAGTTATCCTCGGAACTCACCTCCAACATAGTTATCCTCGGAAACGTACTCCTCTGCATTTGAACATTCCGTGTATGCACCGTAGAAAATTCAGTCAATCTCAGAGATAACGAAGCATGGATATTGTGTCCTATAAATAGCAACTGCAACAAGGTGCGGTCAATATATACCTTGACCTTCTTCGTTCTGGATCTCAGCCCGCGGTGTATTTGGTCCGGCGGCAGCTTCTGTCTTCATTCCCTGCGGCACACCTTCAAGCTGAAAATGGCCATCCTCGGAAACCTCCTCCCCTGCAAATGAAATTTTCATTACCACTCAGATCTCAAAATCCAATCAATCTCATAGGAGGCATATATATAGATAAAAGCATCAACTGTATGGCACAAGCTCTGCTCCTCGGAACTGCTCTCTCTTGCTACATTTGTACTCGATGGTTTCAACGGCTTTCTCAACGAAAACCCTAGATTAGGGACTGAACACCCGATAAAAAATTCCCCAATCTGTCCTGGAAGCATTTTAGAAGCTGCTCCCGATCTCCGTAACTCCAAGCGATACGAGATGGTCGAGGCGGGAATCGAAAGCAGCAGGTGATCGTTGGTGGCcattgaagatgaagatgaaaatgaaaataaattagtGCTGCTGCCAGATTAATTAAGGAAGTGCGTGAGTGTCCGGCTTAATTACCGTTGCAATCGCGGGCGGCGCCGCTGCTGCCCGCCGTCCCGGCGAGCGCGTGGGCGTCCGGATCCACCTTCCGGCCGCACTCGCCCGCCGCCAGGcccgcatcctcctcctcctcctccgcgccaTGCTCCCCTTGCTCGAAATCGGAGTCGGAGTCCACCATCGGCTCGTCCTCCGCGGCGCCGCCGTTGTTGAAGGTCTCCCACCACTTGTTGACCTCGTCAGTGACGTGGGCGGAGGCGTCGGCCATGCCGATGGCCGATGCCGCCGGCGTTGGTTTTTGAGTTGCAGCGAAAGTTTTGGTCAGTTgtgattttttttatgttgttgatTGTTTTGGAAGAGCTTATCACGTTTGCCGCGTTAGGTCAGTTGTGATTTGCGAGTCGTGCGTGGCCGTGGcttagtgggtggtgggtgggcagtaaaaggtttttttttttgaaaaatggaaaatataTATTGTTTTTTCACCTACCCGCTCTACGCCACTACCTTCAAGCCCAGACGCACCGCTATATGAGCATCTACAGCCCGCCCCGCCCCTTAggtctcgtttggttaagggggattggaaaggttttgagagggagggatttcaggggattgggtgaatccctttgttccatccaatcctctcaaatctccggggctttgcttccactagtcctcagaagagggttttgaaacacatggatagaaagggattgaaggggaacggaggggattgggctaagcaaacccctcctaccaaatgggccGAGGATCTATGGGGTTTCTGGCCCTCCCGaggattttcctctcaaaacctcaCCAATCCccgttaaccaaacgaggccttagggtgtgtttggtttgaggACCGAAAGTCATGCAATGTCATGGTT
Coding sequences within:
- the LOC123442680 gene encoding uncharacterized protein LOC123442680 isoform X2; this translates as MADASAHVTDEVNKWWETFNNGGAAEDEPMVDSDSDFEQGEHGAEEEEEDAGLAAGECGRKVDPDAHALAGTAGSSGAARDCNGEEVSEDGHFQLEGVPQGMKTEAAAGPNTPRAEIQNEEGQEEYVSEDNYVGGEFRG
- the LOC123442678 gene encoding uncharacterized protein LOC123442678, which translates into the protein MAATATDDFERWWETFNNGRTVDQGQHEDEDGTDSSDSGFELVQQQQENACVLAGEELAPDAHAPAGREGAARDCDVAEEGVSEDGHFPRQGELQGRNREAAAKLSTPRASEGEEEGEAEHVSGDNHIQIGSGLLEIQNKEGQDKYVSADKYVQIGGWEQGRKRKATVSVTPNGVQPIGIEIQNKTSHGECLRAENQMVRLQIVSKTEELDAEQVRRLKLELHLKTEENKSLKKQNEELRAENEYYRKTANPQKKRKAVRVL
- the LOC123442680 gene encoding uncharacterized protein LOC123442680 isoform X1, with amino-acid sequence MLEVSSEDNYVGGEFRGKKRKAAVTAGKLQAVGSGILNKNAHGEFLRAENHMLRLQLVRKTKELEAEQIWRLELELHFMKKENDFLKRQLEEFKAENEFYKKTAKPQKTRRLCRFCKEYADHDYRNCPQRRASACSEEDDGSN